In the Corynebacterium jeikeium genome, GAAGGACGTGTTGGGTCAGCTGCGTGCCCAAGGGTTGCAGATTCTCGCCACCGCGGCAGACGGTGAGGTCAGCCTGGATGACGCCGGGGAGATCCTCACCAAGCCGACCGCGTGGCTGTTCGGTAATGAGGCGCACGGGCTGGGCGAGGAGCTGCTGGCCGAGGCGGACCTGCGGGTTTCCATTCCTATTCGTGGGCGCGCGGAATCCCTCAACCTTGCCACCGCGGCCTCCATCTGCATGTATGAATCGTCCCGCATCCAGGCAGCGGCCCGTGAGACTGCCGGGGGAGCAGTCGAAGACTGATAGCCCCAACTCGGTGCGGCAGTGGGTCAGCCGGGTATTATTAACGAGGTTAAGCCGTGCACGTAGAAAGAGGAGCGCACTGAAGTGACGGATTCCGCGGACACTCCCCAGGTAGAGCTTTCGGAGCAGGGGCTCAACGCCGCAGCAGACGCAGCCGAGAAGGCCTTTTCCGAGGCTGCAAATCTGGAGGAACTGGCGGCCGCTCGCCGCGAGCACCTGGGCGACGATGCCCCCATTCCGGCCGCCCGCCGTAGCCTGGGCAGCCTGCCGAAGGATCAGCGCAAGGACGCTGGCCGCCTGGTGAACATGGCGCGGGGTCGCGTTGAAAAGCGCTTCGCCCAGGTCAAGGCCGAGCTCGAGCGCAAGCGCAACGAGGAAGTCCTGCGCGCCGAGCGCATCGACGTCACCGAGCCGACCACCCGCGGCCAGCGCGGCGCCCAGCACCCGATCACCATCCTGTCCGAGCAGATCGCAGACATCTTCGTCGGCATGGGCTGGGAGATCGCCGACGGGCCGGAGGTCGAGGCCGAGTACTTCAATTTCGACTCCCTGAACTTCATCCCGGACCACCCCGCGCGAACGCTGCAGGACACCTTCCACATCGCTCCGGAGGGCTCCGGCCAGGTGCTGCGCACCCACACTTCTCCGGTGCAGATGCGCACGATGCTCTCCCGCGACCTGCCGATCTACATCGCCTGCCCGGGCCGTGTGTTCCGCACCGATGAGCTGGACGCCACCCACACCCCCGTGTTCCACCAGGTGGAAGGCCTTGCAGTGGATAAGGGGCTGACGATGGCGCACCTGAAGGGCACGCTGGATCACTTGGCCAAGACGCTGTTTGGCGAGGAGGCCAAGACCCGCATCCGCCCGAACTACTTCCCGTTCACCGAGCCCTCCGCAGAGGTGGATGTCTGGTTCGCCGACAAGAAGGGCGGCGCCGGCTGGATCGAGTGGGGCGGCTGCGGCATGGTCAACCCGAACGTCCTGATCGCCGCGGGCGTAGATCCGGAGGAGTACTCCGGCTTCGCCTTCGGCATGGGCATCGAGCGCACCTTGCAGTTCCGCAACGGCCTGCCCGACATGCGCGACATGGTTGAGGGCGATGTGCGCTTCACCCTGCCGTTCGGCGTGCGCCGCTAGAGAAACTTAAAACCCCAGAGCAACAGAGCATCCCAGAGCACCCCATCTAAAGCCCCAATCAAGGATCTTTCGAAAATCATGCTTATTTCCCAGTCGTGGCTGACCCGAATCCTGCAGACCTCCAACCCACAGTGGAGCGTGAGCGCCGAGGAGTTCGACGCCGGCTTCGTCCGCGTTGGCTTCGAGACTGAGGGGTACGAGGCGATCCCCGAAACCACCGGCCCGCTGGTGATCGGTCGCGTCGAGAAGATCGAGGAACTCACCGAGTTCAAGAAGCCGATCCGTTACTGCGACGTCAACGTCGGTGAGGCTAACGGCACCGGCGAGCTGCAGCACATCATCTGTGGCGCGCGGAATTTCGCCGAGGGCGACAACGTCGTCATCGCCCTGCCCGGCACGGTGCTGCCCGGCCCCTTCGAGATCTCGGCACGTAAGACCTACGGCAAGATCTCCGAGGGCATGATCTGTTCTGCGATGGAGGTGGGCCTGGCCAGCCAGCAGAACGCGGGAATCATGACTATTTCTGACGCCGATCTCGCCAGTGCCAACCTCAAGGTAGGCGACGATGCGCGTGAGCTGCTGGGTTTGCAGGACACCATCTTCGACGTGAACATCACCCCGGACCGCGGCTACGCGCTGTCGGCCAGGGGACTCGCCCGCGAGTTGGCGTCCAGCTTCGACCTGCAGTTCCGTGACCCGGCGCAGGATCCGGCAGCAGCGGCGATGCGCAACGACCTTTTCGCCGGCCTGCCCGGCACCGACGGCGAGGTGCAAGCGCTGAAGGTCGACGAGGACACGAAGTGCTCTAAGTTCGGCATGCGCAAGGTCACCGGCATCGACCCGCAGGCGGAGTCCCCGCTGTGGCTGCAGCGCGAGCTGATGCTGTGCGGCCAGCGCCCAGTGAACCCGGCGACGGACGTGACGAACTACGTGATGTTCCTGCTGGGCCAGCCGATGCACGCCTTCGACGCAGACAAGGTCAGCGGAGAGCTGCACGTTCGCCTGGCACAGAAGGGGGAGAAGCTGACCACGCTGGACGACGTGGAGCGCACCCTCGACCCCGAGGACGTGGTGATCTCCGACGACTCCGGTGTGCAGTCGCTGGCTGGCGTGATGGGTGGCTCGACTTCCGAGATTTCCGAGACGACCACCAACGTGCTGTTCGAGGCTGCGCACTGGGATCAGATCACCGTGGCCCGCACCTGCCGCCGCCACAAGCTTTCCTCCGAGGCCTCCCGCCGCTTCGAGCGCGGCACGGATGCCGCCATCATCGAGGATGCCCTAGACTTCGCCGTCGCCCTGCTGGTGAACATCGCGGGCGGCGAAGTAGAGGAGGGGCGCACCCTGGTCGGCGTGGTTCCGGAGATGCCGATGATCACCATCCACACCTCCCGGCCGGGTAAGACCGCAGGCAAGATCTACCCGGACGGCACCACCATTTCTCGCCTGCGGGAGGTCGGCTGCGAGGTGCGTGAGACCGGCTCCCGCGACGATAACGGTGCCCGCGAGATCGAAGTCACCCCGCCGACCTGGCGCCCGGATCTGACGATGCCTGCCGACCTGGTGGAGGAGGTCCTGCGCCTCGAGGGGCTGGAGGACATCCCCTCTATCGTCCCGACCGCCCCGGCTGGCCGCGGCTACACCCCGCGCCAGCGGATGCGTCGCAACGTGGGCCAGGCTCTAGCCTGGGCGGGCTATGCAGAGATCCTGCCGACCCCGTTTATCGCCAACGACGTGTTCGACGTGTGGAACCTGCCCGCAGATGACCCGCGCCGCCTGACGGTGAAGGTGCAGAACCCGCTGGAAAGCGACTACGCCTGCATCGGCACCACTCTGCTGCCGTCCATGATCGAATCCCTGCGCCGCAACGTCACCCGTGGCCAGCGCGACGTCGCCCTTTACGGCGTGGAGCAGGTGTCCCTGCCGAAGTCGACTAAGCCGTTCTCGCCGATGCCTTCTGTGAAGCAGCGCCCGGGGACTGAGGAGCTGCAGGAGCTACTGGATTCCCTGCCCGCCCAGCCGCTGCACGTGGCCGTTGTGGCCACGGGTAACCGCCAGCTGCAGGGTATCTGGGGCGAGCCGGAATCCTTCACGGCGGCCGACGCCATCGAGTCCGCCCGTGTGGTCGCCCGTGCCGCAGGTGTGGAGATCACCGTGCGCAATGCAGAGTACTTGCCGTGGCACCCGGGCCGCTGCGCTGAGATCCTGGTGGGCGACAAGGTCGTTGGTCACGCTGGCGAGCTGCACCCGCAGGTCTTGGAGCGCGCAGAGCTGCCGCCGCGCACCGTGGCCATGGAGATGAATCTCGACGCGCTGCCGCTGGAGGAGACTTTCCCGCGCCCGGTGCTGTCGGCTTTCCCGGCGGTCCTGCAGGACATCGCGGTCGTCGTTGACGAGGCCACCCCGGCTCAGGATGTTGAGGATGCTCTGCGCGCTGGCGCTGGCGAGCTGTTGGAGGAGATCCGACTGTTCGACGTTTACCACTCCGAGGCTCTGGGTGAGGGCAAGCGCTCGCTGACCTTCAGCCTGCGTTTCCGTGCGCCCGACCGCACCCTGACGGAGGAAGAGGCCAGCAAGTCCCGCGAGGCGGCTCTGCAGTCCGCCACTGAAAAGGTCGGTGCGCAGCTTCGCGCCTAGCTGCATAATTCCCACAAACCTGAATAATTTGCATTTTGGGTTCGAGTAGGGCAGAATCGCCCTATGTTGAAAATTGCAGTAGCAGGCGCCAGCGGGTACGCGGGTGGTGAGGCCCTTCGCCTCCTATTAAATCACCCCGGCTACGGCGTGGACTTCGAAATCGGTTCGCTGACCGGCGGTTCCAACGCGGGCACGCGATTCGGCGATCTTAACCCGGGGCTACCCGCCCTGGCGGATCGCGTGCTCGAAGAGACGACCGAGGAAGTTCTCCGCGGACACGACGCTGCAATCCTGGCCCTCCCTCACGGAGTCTCAGCCTCCCTGGACCTGCCGGAATCCATGAAGATCGTGGACTGTGGCGCGGACTACCGCCTGAAGAATGCCAACCACTGGGCGCGCTTCTACGGCACCCCGCACGCCGGCACCCGCACCTACGGCATCCCGGAGATGCCCGGTCGCAGGGAGGAAATCGCGGCCACTAATTACGTCGCCGCCCCCGGTTGCTTCCCGACTGGCGCCACGATGGCCCTCATGCCCGCCATCGCTAGCGGCCTGATGGCACCGCAGATCAGCGTGGTTTCCGTCACCGGCACTACCGGCGCTGGTAAGAAGGCCGCCGTGAACCTACTGGGTTCGGAAACCATAGGTAACCTGCGCGCCTACGGCGTGGGCACCCACCGCCACGCGCCGGAGATCAAGCAGAGCGTGGAAGAGCTGCTGGCCCCCGGCTACTCCTCGGACGACGTGCACGTTACCTTCACCCCGGTGCTGGCTCCTCTGACCCGCGGCATCCTCACCACCGTCACCGCCCCCGCGCGTGGCCAGGCTCGCGATATCCGCCGTGCTTACGAGGAGTTCTGTGCCGACGAGCCCTTCCTCCACCTGCTGCCGGAGGGCCAGCAGCCGGAGGTGAAGAGCGTCGTCGGCTCCAACATGGTGCACATCCAAGTAGAAGTCGCCGATGGCATGGTCATCGCCACCAGCGCCATCGATAACCTCACCAAGGGCACCGCAGGTGCCGCCATCCAATGCCTCAACCTGATGTTCGGTTGGGAAGAAACCGCGGGACTCCCGCAGACGGGGCTCTGATTCAAAACTATGACCAGCGCAGACAAGAACAATCCGGATACCAGCACTGCCCAGGGATCCTCTGCAGACCTCGGTGTGACCGTTCCCAAGGGCTTTAGCGCCGCTGCCGTGACCGCGGGGATCAAGCCCTCCGGCAAGTCGGATATGGCTCTGATCCGCAACGATGGGCCGGATGACATCGCCGCCGCCATGTTCACCCGCAATCAGGTCACCGCCGCTCCGGTTCGTTATACCAAGGCAAATAACGACGGCACTTTCCGCGCCGTTGTTGTGAACTCTGGCAACGCCAACGCCTGCAACGGAGCCCAGGGCGACAAGGATGCGCGCGCTACCGCAGAGAAGGCCGCCGAGTTGCTGGGGTGCCAACCCGGAGATGTTGCCGTGTGTTCCACCGGCCTGATCGGCGACGTGCTGCCGATGGATAAGGTGCTTTCCGGCGTCGACGAGCTCGCCGGCAAGCTCGACCAGTCCATCGCCGCCGGCAACGATGCTGCCCGCGCCATCATGACCACCGACCTCGTTGCTAAGGAAGCCGTCTACCACGGCGAAGGCTGGTCCATCGGCGCCATGGGCAAGGGCGTCGGGATGATGGCCCCGTCGCTGGCTACGATGCTCGTGTTTATTACTACGGACGCCCACCTTCCCAGCGCCGACATGGCCCACGAGGCCCTGGCGGGCGCCACCCCGACCACCTTCGACTGCATCGACATCGACGGTGCGACCTCCACCAACGACACTGTGCTGCTAATGGCCTCCGGCGCTTCCGGCATTACCCCGGACGCGGAAGAATTCAACGCTGCGATCCACCAAGTGTGCCTCGATATTGCGATGCAACTGCAGGCGGACGCTGAGGGCGTCACAAAGAGAGTGTCCATTACCGTCGGCGGCGCAGAAACGGACGCAGACGCACAAACCGCAGCGCGCGTCATCGGCCGCGACAACCTGTTTAAGTGCGCGATGTTCGGCTCCGACCCGAACTGGGGCCGCGTGCTGGCTGCCGTGGGCATGGCGCCGGTGAAGATGAACCCGGAGGCCATCAGTGTGTCCTTCAATGGCCATCCGGTGTGCATCAACTCCACGGGCGCCCCCGGTGCTCGCACCGTGGATCTCTCGGGCGCAGACATTGCCGTCGAGGTGGACCTCGGAGTGGGCGAGGGGCGTGCGACGGTGTGGACGACCGACCTGTCGTACTCCTACGTGGAGATCAACTCGGAGTACTCCACCTAAGACTCTTGAGCCACCAGAGCCGCCTGAACCACCCCGCACAACGGACCAACCAGGAAAACCCCAGATGAACCCCAAACACACCCCCATCGATACCACCGGGCTGACCCCCGAGCTGCGCAGCCATGTGCTGGCCGAAGCCCTGCCGTGGCTTCTGCACTACCGCGACAAGATCGTGGTGGTGAAGTACGGCGGCAACGCGATGATCGACGAAGAGCTGAAGCGCGCTTTCGCCGCCGACATGGTCTTCCTGCGTGCCATCGGTGCTCGCCCGGTCGTGGTGCACGGCGGCGGACCCCAGATCAACGAGATGCTGAAGACCGTCGGACTGGAAGGCGAGTTCAAGGGCGGCTTCCGTGTGACCACACCGGAGGTGATGGAGTACGTCCGCATGGTGCTATTCGGCAAGGTCGGCCGCGAGCTGGTCGGGCTGATCAACGAGCACGGCCCCTATGCCGTCGGTGCCTCGGGCGAGGATGCCGGCCTGTTTACCGCCTCCAAGCGCATGATCACCGTCGATGGGGAAGAGGTCGACTTGGGTCGGGTGGGGCAGATCGAGCACGTTGACGCCGAAAGCCTGATCGACCTCATCGACGCCGGCCGCATCCCCGTCGTCTCCACGGTCGCACCGGATGACCAGGGGCGGATCTACAACATCAACGCAGACACCGCCGCCGGTGCGCTGGCAGGTGCCCTGGGCGCCGAGAGGCTCGTGATGCTCACCAATGTCAAGGGCTTGTACACCGACTGGCCAAACAAGGAATCGCTGGTATCCAGCCTGACCCCGGAGCAGCTTTCCGATCTGCTGCCCAACCTCGATTCCGGCATGGTGCCCAAGATGGAGGCCTGCCTGGACGCGCTGCGCAGTGGCGTGCAGGCCGCGCACGTTATCGACGGCCGTATTCCGCACTCCGTAATCTTGGAGCTGATGACCACCGGCGGTATCGGCACCATGATCTGCCCCGCGGGCTGGGAAGACATTGCCAGCCCCGACATCAACTATCGGGAGGACCTCCCATGACCCAGAACCTAGAGAACGCAACCAACGACTGGCAGGGCCACTGGAACGCCGCGCTGTTCGAAACCTACGGCACCCCGCCGCGCGAGCTGGTTTCTGGCCGTGGCACCATCGTCACCGACGCAGAAGGCAACGAGTACCTCGACCTGCTGTCCGGCATCGCCGTGAATGCTCTGGGGCACGCTCACCCTGCCATTGTTGACGCCGTGACGAATCAGATCGCCACGCTCAGCCACACGTCTAACCTCTTCGCCCACCCGCAGGTGATCAAACTCGCCGAGCGGCTGAAAGGCCTGCTGGGGGTGCAGAGTGGGGAGGCAGCCGAGGCGATGGCCGGTGCCCGCGTGTTCTTCTCCAACTCCGGCGCCGAGGCCAACGAGGCCGCCTTCAAGATCGCCCGTGCCACCGGTAAGACCAAGATCCTGGCCGCCGAGCGTGGCTTCCACGGCCGCACCATGGGTGCCCTCGCTCTGACCGGCCAGCCGGATAAGCAGGAGGCCTTCAAGCCCCTGCCCGGCGGCGTGGAGTACTACCCCTACGGCGACATCAAAGCCCTGCGGGAGATGGCAGACGACGACACTGCCGCGATCTTCCTGGAGTCCATCCAGGGCGAAACCGGCGTGATCCCCGCCCCGGACGGCTTCCTCGCCGCCGTGCGGGAGTTGTGTGATGCCCACGACATCCTCATGGTCGTTGACGAGGTACAGGCCGGCATGGGGCGCACCGGCCAGTGGTTCGGATTCCAGCACGAGGCCGGGGTGCTGCCGGACGTCATCACTATGGCCAAGGGACTGGGCGGTGGCCTGCCGATCGGCGCCACCCTCGCCCTGCCGAAGGCACAGCTGCTGGCCAAGGGGATGCACGGAACCACCTTCGGCGGAAACCCCGTCGTCTGCGCGGCCGCGAACGCCGTCATCGACACGATCGAAGCCGAGGACCTTCTGGCAAACGTCGCCACCCAGTCGCAGGCAATCCGCGATGGCCTGGCCGATCACCCCAGCGTGCAGACCATCCGTGGCCGCGGGCTCATGCTGGGCATCGTTCTGGATGCGCCCCTTAACCTGGATCCACTGGACTACGGGCTGATCATCAACAAGCCCCAGCCCGATGTGATCCGCCTGGTTCCGCCGCTGAATATCTCGGCGGATGAGGTGCAGCGGGGCGTCACAAAGATTAGGCAGATGCTGGACGACAACCGCGCGCAGAACCAGTAACCACAGAAAGAACGGAAGACACCACATGACAAACCTGCACCTGCAGAAAAAGGGGCCGCTGCGCCACATGCTGGCCGACGACGACCTCACCCCGGAAGAGCAAGCCGAAGTGCTGGCGCTGGCCGAGGAACTGAAGGACAACCGCTACGGCAACGGCTACCGCAACCTGCTAGAGCGCCGCTCCGTCGCCGTGCTGTTCGACAAGACCTCTACGCGCACGCGCTTTTCTTTTGACGCCGGCATCACCGAGTTGGGTGGCAACGCCATCGTCGTGGACAGTGGAAGTTCGCAGATGGGGAAGGGAGAGACCTTCCAGGACACCGGCGCGGTCCTGTCCCGCTACGTCACTGCGATCGTCTGGCGCACCGGCGCGCACGACAACCTCCACCAGATGGCAGAGACCGCGGGCGTACCGATCGTCAACTCCCTATCCGATGATTTCCACCCCTGCCAGATCCTCGCGGACCTGGTGACCATCAAGGAGCACAAGGGCGAGCTCAAGGGGTTGAACGCTGTGTACTTCGGCGACGGCGCGAACAACATGGCCAACAGCTACATGTTGGGCTTCGCCACGGCGGGAGTGAACATCACTATCGCCGCGCCAGAGGGTTTCCAACCGGAGGCGAAGTTCGTGGAGCGCGCCCAGCAGCGCGCCGAGCTGACCGGTGCGACTGTGACCGTCACCGACAAGGTGGACGCCACGGGGGCGGACGTGGTGATTACCGACACCTGGCTGTCCATGGGGCAGGATGCCTCCGAAGACCGCAGCGCGCTGCGGGCCTACCAGGTGGACGAGAAGCTGATGGGCACCGCCAAAGACGATGCAATCTTCCTGCACTGTCTGCCGGCCTATCGCGGAAATGAGGTGACGCCGGAGGTCATCGACGGCCCGCAGTCGGTGGTTTTCGATGAGGCTGAAAACCGCCTGCACGCACAGAAGGCACTGTTGGTATGGCTTCTTCGCTGACTCGCACAGCCCGGCAGGACATGATCGGGCGGATCATTGGTGCCGAGAAAGTTGGCAGCCAGCGAGAGCTGCTGGAAATCCTGGTGAACCGCGGCATCGACGTCACCCAGGCCACCTTGTCCCGCGACCTGGTGGACCTCGGCGCGAAGAAGGTGCGCGTGGGCGGGGAGGTTTATTACTCCCTGTCCGACGACGTGCGCGTGGACGGCCCGGATAAGCTGCGGCGCGTCCTGGCCGAGTTGCTGGTCGACCACGACCACTCCGGGAACATCGCTGTCCTGCGCACCCCACCCGGTGCCGCGCAGTACCTGGCCAGCATCCTGGACCGCTCGGACGTAAACCGAGTGGTAGCCACCATCGCCGGTGATGACACGGTTTTCGTCCTGGCGCGAGAGCCGCTCAACGGCAAGGAGCTGGGGGAGTACTTCTTCCAGCTGGCACATAGCTAAAATCAAATAACGGATACAACAACTAGAACGCAAGAAGAGTTT is a window encoding:
- the pheS gene encoding phenylalanine--tRNA ligase subunit alpha, which gives rise to MTDSADTPQVELSEQGLNAAADAAEKAFSEAANLEELAAARREHLGDDAPIPAARRSLGSLPKDQRKDAGRLVNMARGRVEKRFAQVKAELERKRNEEVLRAERIDVTEPTTRGQRGAQHPITILSEQIADIFVGMGWEIADGPEVEAEYFNFDSLNFIPDHPARTLQDTFHIAPEGSGQVLRTHTSPVQMRTMLSRDLPIYIACPGRVFRTDELDATHTPVFHQVEGLAVDKGLTMAHLKGTLDHLAKTLFGEEAKTRIRPNYFPFTEPSAEVDVWFADKKGGAGWIEWGGCGMVNPNVLIAAGVDPEEYSGFAFGMGIERTLQFRNGLPDMRDMVEGDVRFTLPFGVRR
- the pheT gene encoding phenylalanine--tRNA ligase subunit beta — encoded protein: MLISQSWLTRILQTSNPQWSVSAEEFDAGFVRVGFETEGYEAIPETTGPLVIGRVEKIEELTEFKKPIRYCDVNVGEANGTGELQHIICGARNFAEGDNVVIALPGTVLPGPFEISARKTYGKISEGMICSAMEVGLASQQNAGIMTISDADLASANLKVGDDARELLGLQDTIFDVNITPDRGYALSARGLARELASSFDLQFRDPAQDPAAAAMRNDLFAGLPGTDGEVQALKVDEDTKCSKFGMRKVTGIDPQAESPLWLQRELMLCGQRPVNPATDVTNYVMFLLGQPMHAFDADKVSGELHVRLAQKGEKLTTLDDVERTLDPEDVVISDDSGVQSLAGVMGGSTSEISETTTNVLFEAAHWDQITVARTCRRHKLSSEASRRFERGTDAAIIEDALDFAVALLVNIAGGEVEEGRTLVGVVPEMPMITIHTSRPGKTAGKIYPDGTTISRLREVGCEVRETGSRDDNGAREIEVTPPTWRPDLTMPADLVEEVLRLEGLEDIPSIVPTAPAGRGYTPRQRMRRNVGQALAWAGYAEILPTPFIANDVFDVWNLPADDPRRLTVKVQNPLESDYACIGTTLLPSMIESLRRNVTRGQRDVALYGVEQVSLPKSTKPFSPMPSVKQRPGTEELQELLDSLPAQPLHVAVVATGNRQLQGIWGEPESFTAADAIESARVVARAAGVEITVRNAEYLPWHPGRCAEILVGDKVVGHAGELHPQVLERAELPPRTVAMEMNLDALPLEETFPRPVLSAFPAVLQDIAVVVDEATPAQDVEDALRAGAGELLEEIRLFDVYHSEALGEGKRSLTFSLRFRAPDRTLTEEEASKSREAALQSATEKVGAQLRA
- the argC gene encoding N-acetyl-gamma-glutamyl-phosphate reductase — translated: MLKIAVAGASGYAGGEALRLLLNHPGYGVDFEIGSLTGGSNAGTRFGDLNPGLPALADRVLEETTEEVLRGHDAAILALPHGVSASLDLPESMKIVDCGADYRLKNANHWARFYGTPHAGTRTYGIPEMPGRREEIAATNYVAAPGCFPTGATMALMPAIASGLMAPQISVVSVTGTTGAGKKAAVNLLGSETIGNLRAYGVGTHRHAPEIKQSVEELLAPGYSSDDVHVTFTPVLAPLTRGILTTVTAPARGQARDIRRAYEEFCADEPFLHLLPEGQQPEVKSVVGSNMVHIQVEVADGMVIATSAIDNLTKGTAGAAIQCLNLMFGWEETAGLPQTGL
- the argJ gene encoding bifunctional glutamate N-acetyltransferase/amino-acid acetyltransferase ArgJ — encoded protein: MTSADKNNPDTSTAQGSSADLGVTVPKGFSAAAVTAGIKPSGKSDMALIRNDGPDDIAAAMFTRNQVTAAPVRYTKANNDGTFRAVVVNSGNANACNGAQGDKDARATAEKAAELLGCQPGDVAVCSTGLIGDVLPMDKVLSGVDELAGKLDQSIAAGNDAARAIMTTDLVAKEAVYHGEGWSIGAMGKGVGMMAPSLATMLVFITTDAHLPSADMAHEALAGATPTTFDCIDIDGATSTNDTVLLMASGASGITPDAEEFNAAIHQVCLDIAMQLQADAEGVTKRVSITVGGAETDADAQTAARVIGRDNLFKCAMFGSDPNWGRVLAAVGMAPVKMNPEAISVSFNGHPVCINSTGAPGARTVDLSGADIAVEVDLGVGEGRATVWTTDLSYSYVEINSEYST
- the argB gene encoding acetylglutamate kinase, translated to MNPKHTPIDTTGLTPELRSHVLAEALPWLLHYRDKIVVVKYGGNAMIDEELKRAFAADMVFLRAIGARPVVVHGGGPQINEMLKTVGLEGEFKGGFRVTTPEVMEYVRMVLFGKVGRELVGLINEHGPYAVGASGEDAGLFTASKRMITVDGEEVDLGRVGQIEHVDAESLIDLIDAGRIPVVSTVAPDDQGRIYNINADTAAGALAGALGAERLVMLTNVKGLYTDWPNKESLVSSLTPEQLSDLLPNLDSGMVPKMEACLDALRSGVQAAHVIDGRIPHSVILELMTTGGIGTMICPAGWEDIASPDINYREDLP
- a CDS encoding acetylornithine transaminase, which translates into the protein MTQNLENATNDWQGHWNAALFETYGTPPRELVSGRGTIVTDAEGNEYLDLLSGIAVNALGHAHPAIVDAVTNQIATLSHTSNLFAHPQVIKLAERLKGLLGVQSGEAAEAMAGARVFFSNSGAEANEAAFKIARATGKTKILAAERGFHGRTMGALALTGQPDKQEAFKPLPGGVEYYPYGDIKALREMADDDTAAIFLESIQGETGVIPAPDGFLAAVRELCDAHDILMVVDEVQAGMGRTGQWFGFQHEAGVLPDVITMAKGLGGGLPIGATLALPKAQLLAKGMHGTTFGGNPVVCAAANAVIDTIEAEDLLANVATQSQAIRDGLADHPSVQTIRGRGLMLGIVLDAPLNLDPLDYGLIINKPQPDVIRLVPPLNISADEVQRGVTKIRQMLDDNRAQNQ
- the argF gene encoding ornithine carbamoyltransferase; this translates as MTNLHLQKKGPLRHMLADDDLTPEEQAEVLALAEELKDNRYGNGYRNLLERRSVAVLFDKTSTRTRFSFDAGITELGGNAIVVDSGSSQMGKGETFQDTGAVLSRYVTAIVWRTGAHDNLHQMAETAGVPIVNSLSDDFHPCQILADLVTIKEHKGELKGLNAVYFGDGANNMANSYMLGFATAGVNITIAAPEGFQPEAKFVERAQQRAELTGATVTVTDKVDATGADVVITDTWLSMGQDASEDRSALRAYQVDEKLMGTAKDDAIFLHCLPAYRGNEVTPEVIDGPQSVVFDEAENRLHAQKALLVWLLR
- the argR gene encoding arginine repressor; the encoded protein is MASSLTRTARQDMIGRIIGAEKVGSQRELLEILVNRGIDVTQATLSRDLVDLGAKKVRVGGEVYYSLSDDVRVDGPDKLRRVLAELLVDHDHSGNIAVLRTPPGAAQYLASILDRSDVNRVVATIAGDDTVFVLAREPLNGKELGEYFFQLAHS